From the Thermodesulfobacteriota bacterium genome, one window contains:
- the nuoH gene encoding NADH-quinone oxidoreductase subunit NuoH: protein MTGPVFDLLVVLIRIVVVFSFCMGLVVVFTWVERKGAAYIQDRRGPNRASILGIRAWGMFHPLADAIKFLFKEDFVPDNAHRLFYQIAPMFVLAPVILSIAVIPFGPDITIFGRRVMLQIADLNMGILYVFAVSGMTVYGVVLGGWASGSKYPLLGGLRSAAQMMSYELSMGLSLVGIFMVFESLRLSRIVLGQGELLFGLIPKWGVVVQPVGFILFLTAQFAEANRTPFDLPEGESELVGGYHTEYGSFKFSMFMMGEYLHMVVGAVIVSTLFFGGWQVPYLLDTGFLFPGGFSVGLPEIVVLALRTGSIFLKTLFFTWLYVWVRWTIPRFRYDQVMRLGWKVMLPLCIANIFATGLVLLLLDGR, encoded by the coding sequence ATGACGGGCCCCGTCTTCGACCTGCTGGTCGTGCTCATCCGGATCGTGGTGGTCTTCTCTTTCTGCATGGGGCTGGTCGTGGTGTTCACCTGGGTGGAGCGCAAGGGGGCGGCCTACATCCAGGACCGCCGCGGCCCGAACCGGGCCTCCATCCTGGGGATCCGCGCCTGGGGGATGTTCCACCCGCTGGCCGACGCGATCAAGTTCCTCTTCAAGGAGGACTTCGTCCCGGACAACGCGCACCGCCTCTTCTACCAGATCGCGCCCATGTTCGTCCTCGCGCCGGTCATCCTGTCCATCGCCGTGATCCCCTTCGGGCCGGACATCACGATCTTCGGGCGGAGGGTCATGCTGCAGATCGCGGACCTGAACATGGGGATCCTTTACGTCTTCGCCGTCTCGGGGATGACCGTCTACGGCGTGGTCCTCGGCGGGTGGGCCAGCGGCAGCAAGTACCCTCTCCTGGGGGGGCTGCGCTCCGCCGCCCAGATGATGTCCTACGAGCTTTCCATGGGGCTGTCGCTCGTCGGGATCTTCATGGTGTTCGAGTCGCTGCGGCTTTCCCGGATCGTGCTGGGGCAGGGGGAGCTGTTGTTCGGCCTGATCCCGAAGTGGGGGGTCGTCGTCCAGCCGGTGGGATTCATCCTGTTCCTGACGGCCCAGTTCGCCGAGGCGAACCGCACCCCCTTCGACCTGCCGGAAGGGGAATCGGAGCTGGTGGGCGGGTACCACACGGAGTACGGCTCATTCAAGTTCTCCATGTTCATGATGGGGGAATACCTCCACATGGTGGTCGGCGCGGTCATCGTGTCGACGCTGTTCTTCGGCGGCTGGCAGGTGCCGTACCTGCTCGACACGGGGTTCCTCTTCCCGGGCGGCTTTTCGGTGGGGCTGCCGGAGATCGTGGTCCTGGCGCTGCGGACCGGGTCGATCTTCCTGAAAACGCTCTTCTTCACCTGGCTCTACGTCTGGGTCCGCTGGACGATCCCGCGGTTCCGGTACGACCAGGTGATGCGGCTGGGGTGGAAGGTGATGCTGCCGCTTTGCATCGCCAACATCTTCGCGACGGGGCTGGTTCTGCTGTTGCTGGACGGCAGGTAG
- a CDS encoding NADH-quinone oxidoreductase subunit I, whose amino-acid sequence MAIGVKKVARPRKMSVPEAVYLLEIAKGLCLTVWHLLRNIFRQERIRTIEYPEVRRTMPPRFRGRHRLMKRANGDPRCVACFCCPTACPAKCITIVAGESPDPTVEKYPVRFDIDMLRCVFCGLCVEACPMDAIRMDTGWFTPPDGTREKLIFTIDTLLEK is encoded by the coding sequence ATGGCGATCGGCGTAAAAAAGGTGGCGCGGCCGCGGAAGATGTCCGTTCCGGAGGCCGTGTATCTCCTGGAGATCGCGAAGGGGCTCTGCCTCACGGTGTGGCATCTCCTCCGCAACATCTTCCGCCAGGAGCGGATCCGGACGATCGAGTATCCCGAGGTCCGCCGGACGATGCCCCCGCGGTTCCGGGGCAGGCACCGTCTCATGAAGCGGGCGAACGGCGATCCCCGGTGCGTGGCGTGCTTCTGCTGCCCCACCGCCTGCCCGGCGAAATGCATCACGATCGTGGCGGGGGAGTCGCCCGACCCGACGGTGGAGAAATACCCGGTGCGGTTCGACATCGACATGCTTCGGTGCGTCTTCTGCGGCCTGTGCGTGGAGGCGTGCCCGATGGACGCGATCCGGATGGACACCGGGTGGTTCACCCCTCCGGACGGCACGCGCGAGAAGCTCATCTTCACG
- a CDS encoding 2Fe-2S iron-sulfur cluster-binding protein: MPTLTINGTAVSVPEGTTILNAAKQAGIHIPHYCFHPHLSVAGNCRMCLVEVEKLPKLQTACSTAVTEGMVVRTDTEKVRKAVTGVLEFILLHHPIDCPICDQAGECGLQDYYMVYGLHKSRQPLRDKIHKKKVQRIGGQIVLDAERCILCSRCVRFLDEVTGTRELQFFRRGDHSEISVFPGRPLGNNYTGNLADICPVGALTNADFRFKCRVWYLKGADSICTGCSRGCNVHLHFKEKDRVLYRSKPRVNDAVNRAWMCDFGRLEYKKANEDRLLVPFLREDGSEKTVPWGAVIPQAAHALSHAANRHGKDSVAVIASPQSSNEELYLVRRIAWELLGTGNLAFTDRAPGDGLEDDFLIRADKNPNSRGARLLGIPDGEAFDALLGRIAGGGIRTLLLFGNVLGALPEEEVRRLLSKVPFVAQVGTNNGPVSRAAHAVMPQASFAERGGTFTNCDGRVQRFHAGFPPRGKAREAIGILVDLAKRLGAEWSWRDERAVFLEMSRREPPFAGMSYESIGAAGQEANP; encoded by the coding sequence ATGCCGACCCTGACGATCAACGGGACGGCGGTGAGCGTCCCCGAGGGGACGACGATCCTCAACGCCGCGAAGCAGGCGGGGATCCACATCCCGCACTACTGCTTCCATCCGCACCTCTCCGTCGCCGGGAACTGCCGGATGTGCCTGGTGGAGGTGGAGAAGCTGCCCAAGCTGCAGACCGCCTGCTCCACGGCGGTCACGGAGGGGATGGTCGTGCGCACCGACACGGAGAAGGTGCGCAAGGCGGTCACGGGCGTCCTCGAGTTCATCCTCCTTCATCACCCGATCGACTGCCCCATCTGCGACCAGGCGGGGGAGTGCGGACTGCAGGACTACTACATGGTCTACGGGCTCCACAAGAGCCGCCAGCCGCTCCGGGACAAGATCCACAAGAAGAAGGTGCAGCGCATCGGGGGGCAGATCGTCCTCGACGCGGAGCGCTGCATCCTCTGTTCCCGATGCGTGCGGTTCCTCGACGAGGTGACCGGCACCCGGGAGCTCCAGTTCTTCCGGCGCGGCGACCATTCCGAGATCTCCGTCTTCCCCGGGCGGCCGCTCGGCAACAATTACACCGGGAACCTCGCCGACATCTGCCCCGTGGGCGCCCTGACGAACGCGGATTTCCGGTTCAAGTGCCGCGTGTGGTACCTGAAGGGGGCCGACTCGATCTGCACCGGCTGTTCCCGCGGATGCAACGTGCATCTGCATTTCAAGGAGAAGGATCGCGTCCTGTACCGCAGCAAGCCGCGGGTGAACGACGCGGTCAACCGGGCCTGGATGTGCGATTTCGGCCGCCTCGAGTATAAAAAGGCGAACGAGGACCGCCTGCTGGTCCCGTTCCTCCGGGAGGACGGGTCGGAGAAAACCGTTCCGTGGGGCGCGGTGATCCCGCAGGCCGCCCACGCGCTGTCGCATGCGGCCAACAGGCACGGAAAGGATTCCGTGGCGGTGATCGCCTCCCCGCAGTCCTCCAACGAGGAGCTTTATCTCGTCCGCAGGATCGCCTGGGAGCTGCTCGGGACCGGGAACCTGGCCTTCACCGACCGCGCGCCGGGGGACGGCCTCGAAGACGATTTCCTGATCCGCGCGGACAAGAACCCCAACAGCCGTGGCGCGAGGCTCCTCGGGATCCCCGACGGGGAGGCCTTCGACGCCCTGCTCGGGAGGATCGCCGGGGGAGGCATCCGCACTCTCCTGCTGTTCGGGAACGTCTTGGGCGCCCTGCCGGAGGAGGAGGTCCGGCGGCTGCTGTCCAAAGTCCCCTTCGTCGCCCAGGTGGGCACCAACAACGGGCCGGTGTCGCGGGCCGCGCACGCGGTCATGCCGCAGGCCTCCTTCGCCGAGCGCGGGGGGACCTTCACCAACTGCGACGGGCGGGTGCAGCGGTTCCACGCGGGATTTCCGCCGCGGGGGAAGGCCAGGGAAGCGATCGGGATCCTGGTCGACCTGGCGAAACGGCTCGGGGCCGAATGGTCCTGGCGGGACGAGCGGGCGGTGTTCCTGGAGATGTCGCGGCGCGAGCCGCCCTTCGCAGGGATGAGCTACGAGTCCATCGGCGCGGCGGGGCAGGAGGCCAACCCATGA